The DNA region GCAGAGGTTGAACTCCTCGTTTTGGCCGGAACACTCTAATGCACCGGGTAGATCTTCCGGTGGATCACCACCAACAGCAACGCCCAGAAGGAGAGAAATTAGCAGCACAAGTGTGTAGTTCATCATCGTTGAGCAGCAATTAACAGTTCTGAGCGAGGTTCTGAGAGTTCTGCAGTTGAGATACTGTTGAGCTACGTGCGAACATGAGGATTTCGCAAAGGGTTCATAACAGGTACAAACATGTTATTGTGAGGCCTTCTAGAAATAACTATATATTCTCAAGTCATGTATCTTTGAGTAATCAAAGTTGTACAATGATGAACTTCAAAGTACTCCTTTTTGTTGTAATTATGTCTGCAGTTCTGGGCGGCAAGTTtctaaaaaatctcattttatgattcatttttgaattattgtttTTGTAGCTGTGGTGGTAGACGAACTAAAATGTGGCCCAAACGAAGAAGTTCAAGATTGTGGACCACCTTGCCCTGTAACTTGTGCCATTCTGCAGGGTGTGGAGGCACAGCGATGCTTTGGATTTTGCAGCAGAGGGTGCTTCTGCAAACCGGACTTTGTGCGCAACAACGACGGGGAGTGCATTTCATCACGAAGATGTTTGCCCCGGTTGGGAATGTGGGCGGCGATTCCTTAGTGCAAGAATTTCGAAGAATAAATGGTTGGCTTCAACTGTCAGTAAAGGGAAGTTTTATTCAGCTCAGATCACATTCTTCCTAACCAGCGGCACGTCACAGATACAACAGCAATGGTAGTAAATCGCCAACTGTCCCCCGTCCGCGCTGAAAATACTCCCCAACACGGCCACATCCAGCGTTCCGGCATCGCACATGTCGCACGCAGTCTCCTCTTCCCCCAGTGGAATCTGCTGCTTCGTGATCGAACAGCGGAACGTTTGGTGACCGTCCAGGCACTGCAGCTTGGTGTCGACGATGGGTTCCTCGCAGAACGTGCACTTTTCACAGTACAGTGGCTGTTCGGCGCAGGCCAGCAGCTCATTCGCATGACTCACCGCATCGGCCAGCGTTGGCTTGAGGGCGTCGTGGATGTGCTCAAAGTCTCCCGGGAAGCTGTCTTCGACGAAATCGCGGATAAAGTTGCGCAAGCAGCGAATCGTCATCAGCTGGGCGTAATTGAACGGGCCAAGTCCCCGGATCGATAAGAAGTAGAAGATCACCTTGACCGCGTGAAGCAACTCAATGACCATCGTGATGAACTGAGCTTGGTTGAAGAGCACTTCAGCGATTGACAGGCAGCGTTTCTTGAAGTAGCTCAGCCGCGATCCCAACTGCAGCAGCTGCAACTTCAACTGGTACGCATACTGGTCGTCCACGTTCGGCTGGAACTTTGTCAGCACGTCCAGCTCGGCCAGCGTCTGCAGATTACGGCTACCGCTGAAGCGCACCAACTCGGCGCAGTCGTAATGCTCGGTCATCCGCAACGTCGGATTGGTTATCAGCATCTGGAGGGCGTTGCGGGCGCTAAATTTGCAGAAAATAATCGTCGTTGGTAGGCGGATGCTCAGATGGTCGAAACTTTTCGCCGGATATCCGACCATAAGCCAGCAGGATCGGGTTTTGGTGGCGGTCAGGCCATAGATGGAGAATTTTAGCGTGTTTAGGTCGGTTTGTATTTGGCTGCAGGCGAGGGACAAGTTGCCGGCCTTGGTTTGGATGTCCACGCAGAAAATTGAGCCCGTGAGGGTTGAAACGATGTAGCACATGGGAGACAGTTGTTGCATGCctgaaaaattgagaaattgtGTAACAGTCTTGCAGATTGTCAACTTTCTTACCTGTTATCGAAAAGTTATTCATGTTGTGAAACGTAACCGACTGGATTTGTCCCTCAAATCCGAACGCGGTCGCCACCAGATGCGTTCCCTTCACCACCAGCAAAACCACCCGCTTGTTGTCGTAATCAACCTCGTGCTGCATGTGATCCACCACCAACGCGTCCGCGTCCCCCCAAATATCCGCCAGCTGCTCGCAATCCACCACCGTATAATCGGGTTGAATTCGAAAACTATACAAAGCAATCCTTCCGCTCTGAAGTCCCGCCAGCAGTAGGTTTTGCTCCTTGGTGATCGTCACCCACTTCAGGCATCGCACCGAGTCCGTCCCCGTTCCAACGATCTGCTCCGCCCTCACACTGTCCGACAGCAGGCTGTAGATGGCGATCTTCCCAGATTTGGTTCCGAACGCAAAGTAAGCCGCGTGGTCAAAGACCACATCACGCCAACAGAACGCACAAATCAATGCTTCCGCCGTGGTTTGGCTGAGCGGACCAAACTGGTCAAACACGGTGCCGTCGTAAATGTGCGCAATCCACGTCGTAGAAACGTCCACGTACAAGATCCACAAGTTGCGCACCTTATCGTGCCGTTGCAGCGTCAGCTGACCCATGTTGGTCAGATGCGCCACCAGACATTCATTATAATCCGGAAAGATTCCCGGTGGCGACGGCACGGCCAGCGCATTGTTGATGTACAACGTGGCCACTTTCGGAATGATGGTCTGGTCGAGCATAATTTTCGCACGCTGCTCCCGATTACTGCTGTTGTACACGTTGATCTCACGCGTCTCCAGCTGACTGGTGGGTTTCTCCTTGGAGCACTCGAATCGAGCAACACTATAGTTCAGCGCACCATCGTCGTTGATGTGCTTGTACCGTAGCTGAAGAATCGCAATGCTCCCCTTGGTCGAAACGACATAGTGGTCATTTGAGGACGAAATTGCAAACGGCAAGCTGGTCACGTCCGGAAGCTGCAAGCTTCCAAACTCACTCATTCGCATCTCCATCTCAAGCTTGCAAGATTTCACGCGCCAACGCGCGcctcagtgaaatgtttcagtCGTCGCGACGCGACGCGTCTGCGAAGCAgtggagcaaaacaaaaaactgcaaaagtgttgctgctgttgttgttatcGCCGTCGGCCCTTTAGTTTAGCAGCGAATTTCAATCAGTTCGGGTTGTTTGCGTAATCGCGTTGCGCCAGTTAAAGAATTCTGCAAGCGGAGAGTTCCAATGCTGAAAAGGATGAGCGCCAAAAAGGGATTGGAATTTCTGCGGGCCGTGTCCAGCTACATGACCAAAACGAATGGTTACGATCGGTGCTTGCAGCAGGTTAGTGGTTTGGACGGGAAATTACTTACCAAGCGTATAACTTTCACTTAAACGTTGTGAACTTTGAATTTATCATCGTTGTAGGAATGTCGTCGTCATTTTTTCTTCATCAATTATgcgaatattttattaaaataacttGAACCTGCACGGcaccaaaaataatttgaaacttcgatgttttgacattttgccCTTTTGTGTAGGGCTGTGCCGACAAAAGTGTTGTacgatgaaatatttcaaatatttcaattaggGTTCTGCGCCGCAAAGATACAAAATCGGATTgagatttaatttcaattaaatattgTACTATTTTATTTTCCTGTTATTTTTTACATAGAAAGTtcatatttgattttaaatgtaaaaaatttaaagttttaatttttgttgtgcttttaatttaaaaacgcaGCGAACATTTTTCGCTCCTTCGTGGGGAGGAGCGCTACGCGAGCTGGTTCACGTTTGCCCCTGCTCATGTTTGCTCATAAattttatgagcgaaaatgctcatcgctcgcgctcgcgctcatttt from Culex quinquefasciatus strain JHB chromosome 3, VPISU_Cqui_1.0_pri_paternal, whole genome shotgun sequence includes:
- the LOC6050308 gene encoding uncharacterized protein LOC6050308; its protein translation is MEMRMSEFGSLQLPDVTSLPFAISSSNDHYVVSTKGSIAILQLRYKHINDDGALNYSVARFECSKEKPTSQLETREINVYNSSNREQRAKIMLDQTIIPKVATLYINNALAVPSPPGIFPDYNECLVAHLTNMGQLTLQRHDKVRNLWILYVDVSTTWIAHIYDGTVFDQFGPLSQTTAEALICAFCWRDVVFDHAAYFAFGTKSGKIAIYSLLSDSVRAEQIVGTGTDSVRCLKWVTITKEQNLLLAGLQSGRIALYSFRIQPDYTVVDCEQLADIWGDADALVVDHMQHEVDYDNKRVVLLVVKGTHLVATAFGFEGQIQSVTFHNMNNFSITGMQQLSPMCYIVSTLTGSIFCVDIQTKAGNLSLACSQIQTDLNTLKFSIYGLTATKTRSCWLMVGYPAKSFDHLSIRLPTTIIFCKFSARNALQMLITNPTLRMTEHYDCAELVRFSGSRNLQTLAELDVLTKFQPNVDDQYAYQLKLQLLQLGSRLSYFKKRCLSIAEVLFNQAQFITMVIELLHAVKVIFYFLSIRGLGPFNYAQLMTIRCLRNFIRDFVEDSFPGDFEHIHDALKPTLADAVSHANELLACAEQPLYCEKCTFCEEPIVDTKLQCLDGHQTFRCSITKQQIPLGEEETACDMCDAGTLDVAVLGSIFSADGGQLAIYYHCCCICDVPLVRKNVI